Sequence from the Cucumis sativus cultivar 9930 chromosome 1, Cucumber_9930_V3, whole genome shotgun sequence genome:
GCAAATGTTTTTGATGAAGTGTTCATAAAAAAGGAACACCGCCTTTATTGGAAGTTAATTAGAGAAAGGGAAATTGTAAGAAATAGCTAGCACAttcatttgaatatatttgataacgtataacaaaattttatattattctatTATTGACATTGGTagacaacaataaaatttattaatttctatatcattgatagaatctaaaattttgttgtaatttataaatattatagttaattttaatatatttaaaaatgttgctttaaagaaatttaaaatataaaaactatatatttttgctACACACGTGCAACTCAAAGTTTAAGGAAtgaaattacatatatatggGAAACTTCCTTGAATTTGCctatatcttaattaattagaagtCTTCATCCAACTTGGTTGCTAtccatttttctcttaaaaaatgGGAAGTTCTTCAAAGTAATTTACATAATGTGTAATATAAATAGATCAAGAATGGATACATGCATCTTCATTATGTGTACTATTACTATTTGTACTTCCAGAGATATCAAAATATggatcaatatttacaaactgCAGAAAACAGTTGGGATCTCcaagaaattgaagaatatgGAGCTCAAGATTGCACCACAATTCTCACATCCTTGCTCCAACAgttccttctctttctcttaacactttgatcttttctttttggtttttaaatttaatttatgctcttcttttatttccaACTTGATACActatgactttttttttttttttgttgatatatttgtaaatattaaaaggAATTGTGTCAATAAAATGTTTGTGTTTTCCAGTCCCGAAATTCAATCTGTAATTTCATCCGATGATTTGTCTTCTAAACAAGAGAACATACCTCAAGAAAATGAATCAAAGCAGGTTTaacctctctctttctttttcatttatatatgatGTTTAGTTCTTAAGTATTTCcaatatacacacacacaaaaaaaaaaatctcattacATTCGTCATTTCTACCCACAGGTGGAGGTTGTGGTAAAGATTGAAGTTGATTCTCAACTAAAATCCATTCGGTCAAGGTTTGCttcttaaaaattacatttattttatgattcaCATTCTTTGGTGGATCAATCActtttattggatttttttaaaaataatgtgtttttaaaaactaatcaCAAAATTAGGGTGGTTGTGaaagaaattgcaaaaatagatGACTGACTTCAATAAACCTCAGTGGTGACGTGGACCAGACATACAATATCTGATTGGAGTCATGGACCCAACCCACATTTTCTAACTGGAGTCGTGTACCGGGTACACGACTCCTATACAACTGACACATTTTGCCGCGTAGGGCCGAAATCGTATACCGGGTACACGACTTTCGTACAATCAGTCAACAGTCAAATGTACGGTAAACCATAGCGTTCACGTGTGAATGTAGAGTTCACGGGTGATGCCACGTGTCACTCATGCAAGAAGCCGTGTACTTCCCTTtttaaaaaccctaattttccttcattttgcATTGATTGCGTCgtttcaaattcttattttctcttcctctcttcctctttcctATTCCTCTTTCGTTCTCCCTCCTTCCAATCTCTAATTTCCTCTTCCACTCTTCgtctttcctcttcctcttttgttcTCCCTTTTTCGGTTTAATATTTTCGGCATAaggtatatttatttaaaaatagtagacCGGGTACAcgattttgttgttaaaattatttaattttattattatgttgataaaataatttaatttttgttacaGACTTCTTAAATCCTCCATTGTCTCCATTGGTTCTTCCGGTCTCACAAGGTACATTtgtttattctaaaaataattttatttagatttgttattttattttcttattctattgaaaaaaattaaataaatttaattatattgtatgaatttagatttattatttggaattataaaatttattatggaaaaaaatgataatgtatttaataatatgtagAATACtatcaaaacattttttaccGATCTATCTTAAGCCACAAGATTTccttaataaattaacaaaaattcttATAAGATATGACTAATGATGTGCTTTcctttggttttttgttttagcaCTTATCAtgccaaattttgaaaaccaacaaaaaattaataatcaaaattttgtttttattttttttaatttggttagaactcaattcttaattaaaaataaattaccaaaaagTTGAACagttaaacaaaaactaaaattttcacatcttttattttcattagtctttcacaaatatttttattttaaaaatagttagtcttttaaaatctaataaatttttaaaaatagttggaCTCCACGTGGGCCAAACTGGTCCATTTGTGGAGGAAACTGGTCAAATATGTTGACGTGTACAGTAAGAAAGTCGTGTACGGGATACACGACTTcgtcaaatttcaaaaactcaCATATTTTACCTATTTGTTtacaatagttttttaaacaaCCTTATTCTTACAATTTCTTATTAAACAAccctatttttataaatatttatagaaaacatattattttttaaaataacccatttttattcatcattatcaatcaatttttattttctttcatgatCCAGAAGCAGCCAACTTAGTAACCaattaggaaaagaaagaactgTAATTGGATTTGAAAATCCGAAGCTGAAGCTATGTTTCATTAATCAAATGCCTCCCACCATCTTTACcaacaatgaaataaaagCCAAAAATGGGAAAGCACTAGTAGTTGCAATTTGTGATAATACTACCAACTCCAAAGTTATCATCAAGACAGGTTTTTTGTCGAGGGCCTTGGTTGAGTTCGTCGTCCTCGACGATGAATTTGGCTTCAATTTACGAcgagagaaaaataattgttggAGTTGGAATGATTTTAACGAAAGTATTGTTTCTGAAAGAGTTGGGAAAAGGCCCTTAATTGTTGGGAATGGTAAGATAATTCTCTTGGAAAATGGGTTTGGACAGCTTAATGATTTGAGCTTTAGTGACAATTCAAGTTGGACCAAAACTAAGAAGTTTAGATTGGGAGTGAAATTTGTGGATGAggaaatcaaaactaaatttccaGGAATTGAGGGAGCTGTCTCCGAACCCTTTAGAGTGATGGATCAGCGTGGTGAAGGTAtgcctttttccttttctcttttttctcaaatgcAAAGTTCTTTTAACTGTGGAAATATCATATTCTGATCCCCTTTTTAGacttgttttatatttttattatacatCTTAGTCCTTCCAATCGCCATATTTCATTCTGATCCTTTAGTCCTTATATTTTTAGATCAAAGTTGGTCAATATATTCaaaccatttttgtttgtctgttaattaatattatgaCACATAAGGGTACAAAAAACACCACCCTCCAAGTAGGAAAGATGAAGTATGGCGATTGGAAGGAATTGCCAAAAATGGTGCATATCACCAACGCTTGTCCTCCAACGGAATAGAAAATGTGGATGATCTTTTGAAGGTTTATAAACAAAAGGGTTCTACTTACTTAAAACAggtatgaaaaaagaaaaaaaaaatcgaaagtTGTTAATTTCACACAATCATTTTATACAGTTTTGTATGCAGCTACTTGGAGAGAAAATCCCTGAAAAGATATGGAGTAAGATGATTAATAATGCTTTAGAATGTGATTCAGTACTGTTAGTTTCTCCATCCTTCAATCCAACCCCTACGGTTAGTTTCTCCCGCTCATGCATGTAAAGAGCTTCTTTGATTTGTTGATATATATagcatgattttttttcttttcataaacgTGTTTTTGACAACCACTTGTGAAACACTTTTAAAGttcaatttaaacaaattttataagaCTAGTGAATTAAAATTCTCTCTATCTTCACCGAGTTTGTTTTGAAACGAAACTTAGCAACACTTAGGGGAAAATTATAAAGCAACGGGAGCTGGCCAAGGTTTTGAAGGGACGATGGGGGAGCAAGACGAGCATTATTGCAATAATGGtaatttcaactaattaataacccatttctaatttttcttcaattcctttgtaaaaatgttcttgaataaatagtatatatatcatataaaatttatcctAAACTAATCATTCTGATCATCGGCAGATTATCCACCATTGTTGCCACATGGAGAGGCTTCAACCTCATACCAACCATAACTATAATTATGGGCGACCTTGCAATGGGTTGGTGCCTTGACCCAAACAAAGTATAATTACTCCAACATTCAATAGTAAAtttagagaggaagagagaaaaaacagtgagaaaaggtaaaaaacaGTGCGAAAAGGTAAATTCACAAGATTTTGGCGAGAAATATAGAGTAGTGAGAAGCTTTGGGCATTTCTTTCTTGATGTGTTTGATTGGAATTTTAGACCTTTATGCCGAGTGAATTGACCTATGCTCAGGGTTTAcgactattttgttttagaataaTGTTGAGTGTGATGAGAACATCTTTACTTCTGATGACATATTTTGACATGAATGTTCTGAGGTTCCAAAAATAATAGTTGAAGTTAATGGTTGATGCTGATGacatatttagaaaaatatgtatgtgtTTGTTGAAAAGGTAACAACCTAAAGCCTATAATTGGTGTGTGTAAGCTTGTTGATCAAAGTGTGCATATCGATCTTGAGGGAGTGCCCATTAAAACATTCGGCTCTACCTCAGATGATCTTTATGAGTTCTTCATGTTATTGTTCTTCTTATTTCCCTATTTTGCTTtctcttacatttttttctttattatcttgTCATCAgcttctcttttatatataattttttaattatacatatttGCTTACATTGTGTTgtttatctttcatttttattattatttctttctttatatatttatctttaatttctttataattattcttttttttttctcctcatAACATTGATTATTGTTTATTCTTTactattttctcattttatatgctatttaatattatttttcttgttcctatttctccatttttctttctcttataattatttctctATTATCTTATTtctacatatttttctttctcttataattatttctctATTATCTTATTtctacatatttttctttctcttataaTTATTCTATTCGTTTAATTACacattatttatcattttttactcATTATTTGTTCTaactttcttatttctttttctagtaattttgtttctattttattttacttatagattattgtttattttacatttttttatcttcgTAAATATGCTTTATATGTCCATTTAATATATTCTTGTTaatagttgtttaattttttaaaatatttttagttcattATATTCTTGTTaatagttgtttaattttttaaaatatttttagttcattttcttttaaaaaacattgaGCGACCTAATATTCTAGAAAATTTGGAagtatagttttttaaaattcttgagATGAGAAGTAAATTGTTTGAGACTTCCACATCGACCTCCAtgattttttctctaaaatattgtgtgttttttatatatttgtttcatttgttactttactaattaagtttcatgtttatttctatttaaaatttataaatatttcgaattacaattttcaatattttaaaatctttcgaatttaaatttttataagttttaaaatctttcACTAAACTCTTTTTCAAAACCGTTTAGAAGTTTGTTagttatactttttttttaatgttttttaaatattcaaaatttaatcgATGATTTCCTAAGGTTTTGCAATCAATGTTTTCTAATAACTTATAACGTGTTTCTAGAAAAGTTGGAAGTCTGATTTTGTAGAATTCTTGAGGTGATAGATCACATATTTGAGAGTTCAAGATTTGatcccaaaaaaagaaatttaattaatatttttaaaaaattctctttATTAGAAGACTATTCCTAAgatgaattttgagaaattgtactaattttttactttcttgaTGTGAGAAAAATTTCTTCGAtatataatctaattaatGGAATGTtttccacttattttatgagatcattgcttcaaatattgaaGTGACGagggataaaataaaacattagtttttaaataaattaaataatattattttcaattcaagatttatGCAATTTGACCACCgttttctaaacaatcttgtGGCTGCTAACACCTTTCTTATACACAAATGACTTTCAAATTCAACCCTAGTTTTTGtagactattttttttttttttatgattttactttattttggtgtccaatcacaccgtaaaaaagattgaggatgacattttttattttgttttaaaactaatcATTTTAAGGACATCAACCACTCCGGATCATCTTGGACACATGGCGACACTAAACTGTTGTGATAATCAGTGATTGAAAAAGTAGAAACGGAAGGGGTCACAAAAGGTCAAGGGTATGTTTGACACTGAACGATGCTTTTATGGTATCTCATTAAGGGGAAGCATGCTCTATATGACGAgttcaattacaaaatattccaaagatATAGTATCAATAAACTTGGATTGATTACATATACAATTGACAATATATTCTTGTACTCATCAACTATTTCATAAGACAATATATAATCTCTTCTCACGGGTTTGAGATATCCCAAAGGTAGATAATGTGACATCAAAGGATGTTAGCAAAGTCATCAAGGATATATTCTATATTatgttctaattattatttctcctTTCTATTACACatgcttcttcttcaattattaGGCTTAGATGTTAGCAAAGTCATCAAGTTAATTGTGcgttttcttttgatatatgtatatatatatatatttcttccaTCAATTATGTGTGTGcctctttatatatatatggcaTGTATGCATACAGATATCTACatgtatatttatacatatatctatatgcatgtatataaatatgtatatgtatatatatatgtatgtatcatatatgcatatatgtagcacaaccaaaaagaaagaagaaacctCACAACCATTCATTGAAAGCACCTATATAATTAACCTATATATGCAAAGGggaaaaaattcaacaatttgGAAGCAAAAATTTCatgataaattgaaattgatttaatttgctaatttttaattaagtgaaaataattaaactatcattttttacgtaaaaatatacatttgttttaaatataaccaaataaatcaatgaaaaaatgtCATGTAGACCATGACaatttgctatatatttaaaaatattttcaaaattttagttctcACTTGGAAACAATTTGTTCGCCtctattttcaaacaaattttaattagaggGTCAAATATTGGATAAATGGACAAAATagaatattgattttaaaagatgTGCAAAACTAATTTAGCTTTGAAAAATGAccaaataaatagaaactaaatcgcaaaaatattgtttttgatgaaaatgtgaGAACacattgtttattattatcatagttattattattgagttaaatatataattaactatCATGCATACAACAAAcgggtaaaatatttacggttcaagtaacaaattaaaaaagttcataaaatttatcatttcttaaaaaaaattcaaggttTAATTTGTTCTTCCTTATCATCGTTTTTCTTCTctgctttttttctttccatcgtatttttctctttcttctgcaatttttttttaatatttcctcttgtcattcttctttcttccggaatttttctttttcttcccatcgtctttttctttgtaatttttttcttttcattttcttcgtctttttctttcttcaacaattttttaaaatattttgtaaaactgttatttggttcaaaattggctaattttttttcaaacagttgttttttaagatcatgtgtcaaatat
This genomic interval carries:
- the LOC105434514 gene encoding calmodulin-binding protein 60 G-like; amino-acid sequence: MFVFSSPEIQSVISSDDLSSKQENIPQENESKQVEVVVKIEVDSQLKSIRSRLLKSSIVSIGSSGLTRSSQLSNQLGKERTVIGFENPKLKLCFINQMPPTIFTNNEIKAKNGKALVVAICDNTTNSKVIIKTGFLSRALVEFVVLDDEFGFNLRREKNNCWSWNDFNESIVSERVGKRPLIVGNGKIILLENGFGQLNDLSFSDNSSWTKTKKFRLGVKFVDEEIKTKFPGIEGAVSEPFRVMDQRGEGYKKHHPPSRKDEVWRLEGIAKNGAYHQRLSSNGIENVDDLLKVYKQKGSTYLKQLLGEKIPEKIWSKMINNALECDSVLLVSPSFNPTPTQHLGENYKATGAGQGFEGTMGEQDEHYCNNDYPPLLPHGEASTSYQP